One window of Bacillus alkalicellulosilyticus genomic DNA carries:
- a CDS encoding T7SS effector LXG polymorphic toxin — translation MNHRVKLKEVTHFADQLHNETMKALDGIVAVRSSIKQIVQMETFQGEAADKSKTYFLELHDAILQEFEELFTSLKRTLDNHIESFQANVDSTDSAIIESYYLKEKITTIEDDFDNLSQVSEKINTIIQSV, via the coding sequence ATGAATCATAGAGTAAAACTAAAGGAAGTTACTCATTTTGCGGATCAATTACATAATGAAACGATGAAGGCTCTAGATGGTATAGTTGCGGTGCGTTCGAGTATTAAGCAAATCGTACAGATGGAGACATTCCAAGGTGAAGCAGCGGATAAATCCAAAACGTACTTTCTAGAACTACACGATGCAATCTTGCAAGAATTTGAAGAGTTATTCACTTCCTTAAAACGTACGCTAGATAACCATATCGAATCCTTTCAAGCGAATGTTGATTCTACCGACTCCGCTATCATTGAAAGCTACTATTTAAAAGAGAAAATCACGACAATCGAAGACGATTTTGATAACCTATCTCAAGTTTCTGAAAAAATCAATACCATTATCCAAAGTGTATAA